Genomic DNA from Desulfovibrio sp.:
TCGTCCGCAAACGAAACACCTTCGCGCCCATTGAGCACCATTGAAACCGTAGCCTGGGAAACTCCGGCAGCCTTTGCCACATGGGCAAGCGTAACTTTTTTTGCGGCGGTATGCCTGACGCGGCTCTTGTTGCTTGTTTCTGCCGTCATGGCAGCCTCCTGTTCAGTCATGGGCGATCCCACACGGCGACGCATGGAAACCAGGCCTAAGGCTTTATTCAGATTTTTAAGTATCAAAAGAATTATTTTTTATTTAATAAATATTCAATTGACACAAATTTTTTCAGCGTGATATCAAACCCTAAATTTAGCCATATTCAACATTATTTTTGAAGTGGAGGCAATTAAAAAATTTTATATTAAAATTTTATTCCACCGCATGATTAAAATTCAATTAAAATTTTAATTGCACCCGCAAAAGAATTGCGGTGCTGACAGCCCACACGGAGGGTGTCTGTATGGACGACAGCTCACAGCAAAAATACGTTCCTTCCAAAAAAGAAATGCGCAAGGTCGTAATTGCCAGCCTGCTTGGCGCAACCATTGAATGGTACGACTTTTTCCTCTACGGCGTGGTGGCGGGTATTGTGTTCAACAAGCTCTACTTCCCCACCGCCGACCCCTTCATCGGCACCATCATGGCCTACAGCACCTTTGCCATCGGCTATCTTGCACGCCCCCTTGGCGGCTTTATCTTCGGCCATTACGGCGACAAGCTCGGCCGCAAGCGCATGCTCATTCTCACCATGCTCATCATGGGCATTGCCACAATGGGTATTGGCCTTGTACCCACCTATGCCTCCATTGGCATTGCCGCGCCCATCATCCTGCAAACGCTGCGCCTGTGTCAGGGCCTTGGCCTTGGCGGTGAATGGGGCGGCGCAGTGCTCATGACCTATGAGTACGCCAGTGATCGGCAAAAAGCCTTTTACGCCAGTATTCCCCAGATGGGCCTTGCCACCGGTCTGTGCCTTTCTTCCGGCATGGTCGCCCTGCTCTCCTGGCTGCTGGACAACGAGCAGTTCCTGGAATGGGGCTGGCGCTTTGCCTTCCTCGTGAGCGTGGTGCTCATCGCCATTGCCCTCTATGTGCGCACGCATATTCTGGAAACCCCAGAATTCCGCAAGGCCGAAGCCAAGGGCGATACCAGCAAGAAGACCCTGCCCATCGTGACCGTTTGCAAGAACTATCCCGGCAATATTGCCCTGGGCGTTGGCGCACGGTGGATTGACGGCGTGTTCTTCAACGTGCTGGCCGTGTTTTCCATCACCTATCTGGTGCAGCAGATCCATACCTCGCGCACTGAGGCACTTACGGCGGTCATGTTTGCAGCCCTGCTCATGTGCCCCTTTATCCTGATCGCCGGCCGCCTGGCCGACCGCTTTGGCCGAGGCCGCATTTACGGCCTTGCCAGCCTTGCCTGCGGCATTTCCGTCTTCCCCTCGTTCTGGCTTATGCAGAGCAGCGGCGGCAACATGTTTCTGGTTGGCCTTGCCATCGCCATCCCGCTGAGCATCTTTTACGCTGGTGTTTTTGGGCCTGAGGCCGCGTTGTTCTCTGACCTCTTCCCGGCTGAAGTGCGCTACACGGGTATTTCCATCGTGTACCAGTTCCCGGGCTTTCTGGTTGCGGGCATAGTGCCCGGCGTGTGCACCGCCCTGATCCAGTGGAACGACGGCGATCCTTTCTACATCTGCATCTTCGTACTCGTAGCCGCAGCAACCAGCGCGTTCTCTGCCTTTACCATCCAGGCGCGGCATAACAGACTGGCTGCGCAGGCTGCGGGAACCGCTCAGGGTTAGCATCATGCGTATATTGCAACTTTCAGACACGCACCTGCGGGGCGACCACAGCCTGTCTTTCAGGGTGGTAGATACCCGGCGTTGCCTGGACGAAGCCGTGGCTCACGTGAAAAGCCTGACGCAACAGCCGGATCTTATTATCATCACAGGCGATCTTGCCGACAGCGGAGACCTTAACGCATATCACATCCTGCACGACGAACTCTCCCCCATTGGGGTGCCCGTGTACGCCGTGCCCGGCAACCACGACAGGCGCGACCGCCTGCGCGAGGTGATGCCCCACTGGTGCCCGGCCAAGGAAGATATTGCGCCCTACCTCTGCTATACGGTGGAAGAGGAAAACCTGCGGCTGATCATGATGGACAGCATGAGCCCCGGCTCCCATTCCGGCCACTTCCCCGCCGAAACAGGCGACTGGCTGGAGCGTGAACTGGCAAAGCGCCCGGATACGCCAACCATGTTCTTTATGCACCACCCGCCGTTTGTTACGGGCATGGGTGCCATGGACGAACCTTTTGAAAATATGGAGCGTTTCGCAGCAATTGTTGAGCGCAACCCGCAGATGCGGCTGAGTTTCGGCCACATGCACCGCCCCATCGTCACCGAGTGGCATGGGCGGATCGCCATGACGGCGCCTGCGGTTTCCATGCAGATAGACCTTGATCTCTCCCCCGAGGGCGGAGACACCTTCCGTATGGAGACGCCGGGTTATCTGCTCCACCACTTTGACAACGGCGTGTGGAATTCCCACATCTGCCAGATTGCAGTGCAGGCTACGTTTGCCGGGCCGTATCCCTTTGCTGGCTCGGTGAATCCTACCCAATAGTGTTTCCCGACATGAAACACCCGCGCAAGCGGGCCGGGGCTGCCGACATCGGGTTGGCAGCCCCGGCACCCTCTTGAAATCAAGCCGTCATACCTGCATCCCCCTCCTTATTTTCTGCCCTGCTTCTGCCAAATCCGCTTATTTTGAACTAGCTTTCCGCATTTGCGTACAGGCT
This window encodes:
- a CDS encoding MFS transporter produces the protein MDDSSQQKYVPSKKEMRKVVIASLLGATIEWYDFFLYGVVAGIVFNKLYFPTADPFIGTIMAYSTFAIGYLARPLGGFIFGHYGDKLGRKRMLILTMLIMGIATMGIGLVPTYASIGIAAPIILQTLRLCQGLGLGGEWGGAVLMTYEYASDRQKAFYASIPQMGLATGLCLSSGMVALLSWLLDNEQFLEWGWRFAFLVSVVLIAIALYVRTHILETPEFRKAEAKGDTSKKTLPIVTVCKNYPGNIALGVGARWIDGVFFNVLAVFSITYLVQQIHTSRTEALTAVMFAALLMCPFILIAGRLADRFGRGRIYGLASLACGISVFPSFWLMQSSGGNMFLVGLAIAIPLSIFYAGVFGPEAALFSDLFPAEVRYTGISIVYQFPGFLVAGIVPGVCTALIQWNDGDPFYICIFVLVAAATSAFSAFTIQARHNRLAAQAAGTAQG
- a CDS encoding phosphodiesterase; this encodes MRILQLSDTHLRGDHSLSFRVVDTRRCLDEAVAHVKSLTQQPDLIIITGDLADSGDLNAYHILHDELSPIGVPVYAVPGNHDRRDRLREVMPHWCPAKEDIAPYLCYTVEEENLRLIMMDSMSPGSHSGHFPAETGDWLERELAKRPDTPTMFFMHHPPFVTGMGAMDEPFENMERFAAIVERNPQMRLSFGHMHRPIVTEWHGRIAMTAPAVSMQIDLDLSPEGGDTFRMETPGYLLHHFDNGVWNSHICQIAVQATFAGPYPFAGSVNPTQ